A single Bacillus sp. OxB-1 DNA region contains:
- a CDS encoding IclR family transcriptional regulator, which translates to MKTGQGLQRSSSIENSMCILKAFSMDQPELRVVDVAEQLDIAKSTAHRLLSTLASEGFVYKDPQSNHYSLGVSVLALTNIVNSQLPIVEEATPILNALTEKTGESSHMAIREGQEVIYLQKIDNEYSVHVTTHIGRRNPVHCTSTGQAILAFESDEVVDEILSRPLPKFTEHTITDPQQLRDRLREIKRLGYVIDIQGFEKKVISIGAPIFNSKDEVMASVNITGPVIRLKEKEAQRKCVEEVVAAARRISNLVKLRKRLFEEGKA; encoded by the coding sequence ATGAAAACCGGACAAGGTCTTCAACGAAGTTCATCTATTGAAAATTCGATGTGTATTTTAAAAGCCTTTTCCATGGATCAACCCGAACTGCGGGTGGTCGATGTCGCGGAACAATTAGACATCGCAAAAAGTACGGCGCATCGTTTGCTATCGACATTGGCGAGTGAAGGGTTCGTCTACAAAGATCCGCAATCCAACCATTACAGCCTCGGCGTTTCAGTCTTGGCCTTGACGAATATTGTGAATTCCCAATTGCCCATCGTGGAAGAAGCCACCCCCATCCTGAATGCGTTAACAGAAAAAACGGGGGAAAGTTCCCATATGGCGATACGGGAAGGACAAGAGGTCATTTATTTACAAAAGATCGATAATGAATATTCCGTTCATGTGACGACTCATATCGGTCGCCGGAATCCTGTTCACTGCACGAGCACCGGGCAAGCGATCCTAGCTTTTGAATCAGACGAAGTGGTAGATGAAATACTATCTCGCCCTTTACCAAAATTTACGGAACATACCATTACCGATCCCCAGCAATTACGGGATAGATTAAGAGAAATCAAGCGCTTAGGTTACGTCATCGATATCCAAGGTTTCGAGAAAAAGGTCATTTCCATCGGCGCGCCGATTTTCAATAGCAAAGATGAAGTCATGGCTTCCGTGAACATCACAGGTCCAGTGATCCGGTTGAAAGAAAAGGAAGCGCAGCGGAAGTGCGTGGAAGAAGTGGTGGCAGCCGCAAGACGGATATCCAATCTCGTCAAACTGCGGAAAAGACTGTTCGAGGAGGGGAAAGCGTGA
- a CDS encoding IclR family transcriptional regulator, translating into MTQTPSDKYLITSVKNAMRMLRLFNRRQTEIGLTSIAEQIGVPKSTAHRIAALLVKEGFLSKNPRSGKYRLGLSLLTLGGVVSTHREMYREAFPVVSELVNEVNETAHICLLENDEVVYLFRKESERHNRLITSIGRKNPIHCTGEGLCILAFQDDRTIERVLSNPLYPYTPRTLTKKEAILQELELIRKRGYAISIEQFFEGFMGISAPIRDYSQHVVSSLAIIGSTSTITHDRFPELIERVVSAAKEISEHLGYYEA; encoded by the coding sequence ATGACACAGACACCATCCGATAAATATTTGATTACATCCGTGAAAAATGCCATGCGCATGCTGCGATTATTCAATAGAAGACAAACCGAGATCGGGCTGACGAGCATTGCCGAACAAATCGGCGTGCCCAAAAGCACAGCCCATCGAATCGCTGCCTTATTGGTGAAGGAAGGATTCCTGTCCAAAAACCCGAGAAGCGGTAAATACCGGCTGGGCCTGTCGCTTTTGACATTGGGCGGGGTCGTCTCCACCCACCGGGAAATGTACCGGGAAGCCTTTCCTGTCGTCAGCGAACTAGTCAACGAGGTGAATGAAACCGCTCATATTTGTTTATTGGAAAACGATGAGGTCGTCTACCTGTTTCGAAAAGAGAGCGAACGGCATAACCGGCTCATCACTTCGATCGGCAGGAAAAACCCGATCCATTGTACCGGGGAAGGGCTCTGCATCCTAGCCTTCCAAGATGACAGGACTATTGAGCGTGTGCTGTCCAATCCGTTGTATCCCTATACACCCAGGACGTTGACGAAAAAGGAGGCAATCTTACAAGAGTTGGAGCTGATTCGCAAAAGAGGATATGCAATCTCGATCGAACAATTCTTCGAAGGCTTCATGGGAATCTCCGCACCGATTCGTGATTACTCCCAACACGTCGTTTCCTCCCTCGCCATCATCGGCTCCACTTCGACTATCACGCACGACCGATTCCCGGAGTTGATCGAAAGAGTGGTCAGCGCGGCTAAAGAGATTTCCGAGCATCTAGGATATTACGAGGCTTAG
- a CDS encoding phenylacetate--CoA ligase family protein: protein MITQSSSPNKLHQDQLARLNDLLAFTKGQNAFYQKKLEQVQLPLSSLEQLQGLPLTLKQELVEDQKNNGMYGSNHSYPVEDYIRYHQTSGTSGSPLKVLDTAESWSWWEDCWLEVYRSSGVTKADRVFLAFSFGPFIGFWAAFEAAKRNQSLVITGGSQSTKERLYCMMENEATVLLCTPSYALHLAEVAEELEVDLQNSTITKIITAGEPGGSVPSTRKRIETLWGAKLFDHVGMTEMGAYGYSCSEQNGIHVNEAEFIAEVLDPETLEPVAVGEKGELVLTNLGRYGYPLIRYRTADVVLNSEEVCACGNPFKFFPGGVLGRADDMVVIRGINIYPSSIEAIVREFAEVKEFRIVYYTENGMDQIKVQIESDSNIIAELAALLRDRVGLRIAVENVASGSLPRFTMKSKRVLDERVDR, encoded by the coding sequence ATGATTACGCAAAGTTCTTCTCCAAACAAATTACATCAGGACCAACTTGCTCGATTAAATGACTTGCTTGCGTTTACTAAAGGGCAAAATGCGTTTTATCAAAAAAAACTGGAACAGGTGCAATTGCCGCTTTCTTCATTAGAACAGCTACAGGGCCTTCCTCTAACGCTGAAGCAAGAGTTGGTGGAGGATCAAAAGAATAATGGTATGTATGGCAGTAACCATTCTTATCCTGTTGAGGACTATATCCGTTATCACCAAACCTCGGGAACATCGGGTTCTCCGCTGAAGGTATTGGATACGGCTGAAAGTTGGTCGTGGTGGGAGGATTGTTGGTTGGAGGTGTACCGTTCCAGTGGTGTTACGAAGGCGGATCGCGTGTTTCTCGCATTTTCATTCGGCCCGTTCATCGGGTTTTGGGCTGCGTTCGAAGCGGCGAAGAGAAACCAGTCCCTCGTCATCACGGGAGGGAGCCAATCCACGAAAGAACGTCTATATTGCATGATGGAAAATGAAGCAACGGTTCTCCTCTGTACGCCAAGTTACGCTTTGCATCTGGCGGAAGTGGCGGAAGAACTGGAAGTGGATCTACAGAATAGTACGATCACCAAAATTATAACAGCGGGTGAGCCGGGCGGTTCCGTACCTTCCACCCGGAAGCGGATCGAGACGCTTTGGGGAGCGAAACTGTTCGACCACGTAGGCATGACCGAGATGGGGGCATATGGGTACTCTTGCTCCGAGCAAAACGGAATTCATGTCAATGAAGCCGAATTCATCGCCGAAGTGTTGGATCCAGAAACGTTGGAACCGGTTGCTGTCGGAGAAAAAGGGGAGCTCGTGTTGACCAACTTGGGGCGCTATGGTTACCCGCTCATTCGGTATCGGACAGCGGATGTCGTGTTGAATTCCGAGGAAGTTTGTGCATGCGGCAATCCATTCAAGTTTTTCCCGGGAGGCGTACTGGGACGCGCCGATGACATGGTCGTCATCCGGGGCATCAATATCTATCCTTCCTCCATTGAGGCGATTGTCCGGGAGTTCGCTGAAGTGAAGGAGTTCCGGATTGTCTACTACACCGAGAACGGAATGGACCAGATTAAAGTTCAAATCGAATCGGATTCCAATATAATTGCGGAATTGGCTGCACTTTTACGAGATCGCGTCGGGTTACGGATTGCTGTTGAAAATGTGGCGTCCGGTTCGCTTCCACGCTTTACAATGAAATCAAAACGGGTGCTAGACGAGCGAGTGGATAGATAA
- a CDS encoding acyl-CoA thioesterase: MSGITYEWSVQWGDTDAAGIVFYPNFYKWMDQATHHFFKSIGFATSILMTEEQIGLPLLETNCKFFRPLVFEDSFTIRTTVVEMRDKVFQFQHRFYKEDELVAEGSEIRAWASFAGKKPKAVSIPGMVKDKMAAAESGASRV, from the coding sequence ATGTCAGGAATTACGTATGAATGGAGCGTGCAGTGGGGGGACACGGATGCAGCGGGGATTGTTTTCTATCCGAACTTTTACAAATGGATGGATCAGGCGACGCATCATTTTTTCAAGTCGATCGGGTTTGCGACTTCCATTTTGATGACAGAAGAACAAATCGGATTGCCCTTACTCGAAACAAACTGTAAGTTTTTCCGGCCGCTAGTATTTGAAGATTCTTTTACTATTCGTACAACGGTCGTAGAAATGCGGGATAAAGTCTTCCAATTTCAGCATCGCTTTTACAAAGAAGACGAGTTGGTGGCGGAGGGAAGCGAGATTCGCGCATGGGCTTCGTTTGCAGGAAAGAAGCCGAAAGCAGTTTCCATCCCTGGAATGGTCAAAGATAAAATGGCTGCTGCCGAGTCCGGTGCCAGCAGAGTGTAG